ACGAGGTCGATCCGACCCACGCGAGTGTACACGGTTTTATCGGTTCGATGGCAAAGGAATATAGCCACTGGGAGGTACGGTTAGCGGATATGGAAGCGGGAGTGGAGTGGGCATGGTCTGAGCTGCTGTCCCTGCCGCCCAATGCAGAAGGAGACGGGCTTGTGTACCGGGAAGGAGAATGGTACCGCCAGGAACTTGTCCCTGTGACGATGGAAATGGGTTATCCGACGCGCTACCGCCATGGGGGCGTGTATGTAGTCATAGGGGGAGCGGGCGGATTGGGAACCGTCTGGAGTGAATATATGATCCGTACGTATCAGGCGCAGATCGTTTGGATCGGGCGGCGAGCAGAGGATGAAGCCATACGAGGCAAGCGGGAACGGTTAGCGGAGAAAGGACCCGAGCCGATGTATATCGTAGCGGATGCGATGGACGAGACCGCCTTGGGAGAAGCGTGCCGAGCAGTGCGTCAGGCGTATGGAGATATCCATGGTGTGGTACATTCGGCGATCGTGCTGTCAGACCGGAGTTTGGGACAGATGGAGGAGGAGGAATTCTGTAAATCGCTGCAGGCCAAGGTAGATGTGAGTGTACATCTGGCGAGAGTATTTCAAGGAGAAGCATTGGATTTTGTATTGTTCTTCTCTTCCTTTAACGCATTCACCAAGGCAGCGGGGCAAAGCAACTATGTGTCAGGCTGTACCTTTAAGGATGCATTCGCGCACCAGCTATCTGTAGAGTGGTCGTGTGAGGTGAAGGTGGTGAACTGGGGGTATTGGGGCCAGGTCGGGGTGGTATCGGGGGAACGATACCGCAAGCAGATGGAGCGGCTAGGGATCCAATCCATACGGACGGAAGAGGGGATGCGAATATTGGAGCAACTGGTAGCGGGACAGCTGCACCAGTTGGGGGTTATACGAACGACAGATCCGTTGGGAATCAAGGAAGTGAACTGGGGTGAGTTCATTACAATGTAGGTATGGTGCGCACGGATTTTTAAATTCCATGGATAATGCAGTACGGCGAAAGGACGGTATATGTGTGAAGTCCGCTATGCCCCTAATGGTCCGGCGGAAATAAGCAGATGGAGAGATGGTCATGAAAATAACGAAGCGTCTGGATTTATTTAACGAGTCGATGAACTTGATGAACACATTCCTTCTGAAATGGTTAGGCAGCCAGCTAAAACAATTAGGAGTGTACCCGGATTGTAATTTGGAAATCAACGGGATACGTGTGAACGGGAAAATTAACAGCATGTACATGAAGTGGCTAAACGAAAGTTTAGCCATACTGGCTAGAAACGAGGAGTCTAGTTTTATGCCATTAGATGAACTTGTGGAAGAATGGGACAAAAAAAAGAAGGAATGGATTTTGTACAATCCAGATTTACAATCCAGAATTCATCTGTTAGAGCCAATGTTGTTTCATTTGCCGGGTATTCTGAGCGGGGCTTATCCTGCTACCGATATTATGTTTCCGAATGGATCTATGAAGCTGGTGGAGAATGTTTACCAGAACAATCCTGTTGCCGACTATTTTAACGATATTTTGTCCGATCAAGTTGTTGCATATGTTACGGGTTGTATCGATCGAAACTTGTCTGCACGTATTCGCATATTGGAAATCGGGGCGGGCACCGGGGGGACCAGCGAGGCGGTGTTAAGCAGACTGGAACCTTTTCAAGAATATATTGAAGAATATTGCTATACTGACGTATCTAGAGCTTTCCTCATCCATGCGCAGGAGAAGTACAACTCACGAAAAATACCGATGACGTATAAGCTTTTGAATATTGAAGAGCCTGTTGCCGCACAGAACATTGATGAAGGTGGTTTTGATTTGATTATCGCCACTAATGTGCTGCACGCCACTCACAATATAAGGCACACATTAAGGAATGTAAAAGCTTGTACGTCTCGGAATGGATGGCTTCTTTTAAATGAGGTTACCGCTAATACCCTATTTACGCATTTGACTTTTGGTTTGTTGGAAGGGTGGTGGATGTATGAGGATACGGCAGTACGTATCCCGGGGTGTCCGGGGCTTTATCCTGAAATGTGGGAGAAAGTGCTGCATCATGAAGGGTTTCATTCAGTAACTTTTCCTGCGGCAGGGGAACATCGATTGGGACAACAAATTATTCGGGCTGAAAGTGATGGCGTTATTCGTCAAAAAAAGCAGCTAAATATATCGCTTAGGGGCGGGCAACACGAAGAGACAGAGATTTACACACGTCAGCGATGGAATCAGGTGCCAGTAGCGACACATATGCCTCAAATTAACGGAGGCCTGTTTCGTCAAAAAAGTGAACACTTCTTTAAAACGCTAATTGGCAAGGTGTTTAAAATTCCTCCAGAGCAGTTGGACAGTGAGAAGCCTTTAGCCGATTACGGTCTGGATTCTATTCTTGTGGTTCAATTGACAAGTGAATTCAAAAAAATAATGAAAAATGTAAGCAGTACTTTATTTTTTGAGCACTCAACGATCCATGAATTGGTGGATCATTTTATCCGTACAAGAGAAGCAGATTTAATAACACTTGTCGGTATTGAAGAGGAACCGAAGGGGGAGCGGGCGATACAGAATTATACAACCCTAAATTCCCCCAATGTACGAATACGGACCAACGCTTTTGAAAATCATCGCTATCTGCCTGCTGAGCTTGATTTTAAGCCAGATGAGGACTCTAATTTTGACCGTGAAGTGGCTGTAATTGGTTTGTCCGGACGTTATGCGCAAGCTAAAAATATTAATGACTTTTGGAATAATATTCAGAAAGGGAAAAATTGTATTCAGGAGATTCCACAGAACCGATGGAATTGGGCGGATTATTTCAAAGGAGCGAAAGGTACGAAAGGATCAATTTATACAAAATGGGGTGGATTTATTGAAGATGCTGATAAATTCGACCCTTTATTTTTTCGTATATCCCCCCGAGAAGCAGAATTAATGGATCCGCAGGAACGCGTTTTTTTGGAAACTGTTTATACCACAATTGAAGATGCAGGGTATACTCCTACTTCTCTCGGTGATCATCAAAGAGTCGGGGTGTTTGTGGGGGTTATGAATGCACATTATCCGACAGGAGCTTCATACTGGTCTGTCGCTAATCGAATCTCGTACACTCTTGATTTCCGGGGGCCTAGTCTAGCGGTAGATACGGCCTGTTCTTCTTCGCTGACAGCTCTTCATTTGGCGATAGAAAGTTTGCGAAGTGGAACTAGTGATTGTGCTATTGCAGGTGGAGTTAATTTGATTGTAGATCCCGCCCACTACTTGAAATTAACTGACATGAATATGTTAAGTAAAGGTCAACAATGCAAGTCTTTTGGTGATGAGGCAGATGGCTTTGTTGATGGTGAAGGTGTAGGAGCCGTCATTCTAAAGCCTCTCCATAGGGCAGTAGCAGACGGTGATCATATTTATGGAATTATTCGTGGAAGCATGTTGAACTCTGGAGGAAAAACTAACGGCTATACGGTGCCTAATCCCGCGGCACAGTCGCAAGTTGTTTCCGATGCACTGGAACGCGCTGGAATTCATCCAAGGTCCGTTAGTTATGTGGAAGCGCACGGTACAGGAACAGCTCTAGGTGATCCCATTGAAATAGAAGGCTTGAAGCAGGCCTATGAAAAATCTACCTTTGACAAGCAATTTTGTTCTCTTGGCTCTGTTAAGTCCAATATCGGACATTGTGAAAGCGCGGCTGGCATTGCGGCTTTAACCAAAGTATTGATGCAAATGAAGCATGGTCAATTGGCTCCAACGCTGCATTCAAAGACGCAGAATCCGGAGATCCCATTTGAGGATACTCCTTTTGTACTCCAGCAGGAATTGGCAGAATGGAAACGACCTCAGATTGAAATGAATGGTACGGTAAAGGATTCTCCGCGTATTGCAGGCATTTCATCCTTTGGAGCCGGAGGAGCGAATGCACATGTACTGGTGGAGGAATACATTCCGCAGGAGAACCGTATGGACCATTTCGGCGCTGCGCCACGCACCCCCGTGATGATTGTTCTGTCAGGCAAGGATGAGCAGCGGCTGCAAGAGCAAGTGCTCCAATTGCTTGAGGCGATGGAGCAGGGAGATTACGGTGACGACGAGCTGGAGTCCATCGCCTATACCCTACAGGTCGGACGGGAAGCCATGGAAGAACGACTGGGACTAATCGTGGAATCCGTCTCGGATTTAGCAGCACAGCTGAGGGAATATGCGGAGCATCAGAAAGCTGGCAGATGGTTTCGTGGAAATGTCAAGCGCTACAAGGAAACGATATCCGCCCTGGAGACAGATGAGGATATGCAGGAGACGATCCGTCAGTGGATTTATAAAGGGAAATATGCCAAGCTGTTGGATTTATGGGTTAAGGGCTTGAGCATGAACTGGCAGGCGCTGTACGGAGAAAACCGGCCGCTCCGAATCAGCCTACCCACCTATCCATTTGCGCGGGATCGGTACTGGGTTCCGCAGGCGGAAGGGAAGGAAGCGACCGGGCGAAGCCGGGAGGATACGGATTCTCGATTGCATCCGTTGCTGCACCGGAATATCTCGGTATTGTCGGAGCAGCGGTATGCTTCCACGTTTAGCGGTGAGGAATTTTTCCTGACGGATCACAGAGTGCAGGAACGTAAGATGCTGCCAGGGGTAGCCTATCTGGAAATGGCCCGAACAGCGGTGGAGCAGG
This DNA window, taken from Paenibacillus kribbensis, encodes the following:
- a CDS encoding type I polyketide synthase; its protein translation is MKITKRLDLFNESMNLMNTFLLKWLGSQLKQLGVYPDCNLEINGIRVNGKINSMYMKWLNESLAILARNEESSFMPLDELVEEWDKKKKEWILYNPDLQSRIHLLEPMLFHLPGILSGAYPATDIMFPNGSMKLVENVYQNNPVADYFNDILSDQVVAYVTGCIDRNLSARIRILEIGAGTGGTSEAVLSRLEPFQEYIEEYCYTDVSRAFLIHAQEKYNSRKIPMTYKLLNIEEPVAAQNIDEGGFDLIIATNVLHATHNIRHTLRNVKACTSRNGWLLLNEVTANTLFTHLTFGLLEGWWMYEDTAVRIPGCPGLYPEMWEKVLHHEGFHSVTFPAAGEHRLGQQIIRAESDGVIRQKKQLNISLRGGQHEETEIYTRQRWNQVPVATHMPQINGGLFRQKSEHFFKTLIGKVFKIPPEQLDSEKPLADYGLDSILVVQLTSEFKKIMKNVSSTLFFEHSTIHELVDHFIRTREADLITLVGIEEEPKGERAIQNYTTLNSPNVRIRTNAFENHRYLPAELDFKPDEDSNFDREVAVIGLSGRYAQAKNINDFWNNIQKGKNCIQEIPQNRWNWADYFKGAKGTKGSIYTKWGGFIEDADKFDPLFFRISPREAELMDPQERVFLETVYTTIEDAGYTPTSLGDHQRVGVFVGVMNAHYPTGASYWSVANRISYTLDFRGPSLAVDTACSSSLTALHLAIESLRSGTSDCAIAGGVNLIVDPAHYLKLTDMNMLSKGQQCKSFGDEADGFVDGEGVGAVILKPLHRAVADGDHIYGIIRGSMLNSGGKTNGYTVPNPAAQSQVVSDALERAGIHPRSVSYVEAHGTGTALGDPIEIEGLKQAYEKSTFDKQFCSLGSVKSNIGHCESAAGIAALTKVLMQMKHGQLAPTLHSKTQNPEIPFEDTPFVLQQELAEWKRPQIEMNGTVKDSPRIAGISSFGAGGANAHVLVEEYIPQENRMDHFGAAPRTPVMIVLSGKDEQRLQEQVLQLLEAMEQGDYGDDELESIAYTLQVGREAMEERLGLIVESVSDLAAQLREYAEHQKAGRWFRGNVKRYKETISALETDEDMQETIRQWIYKGKYAKLLDLWVKGLSMNWQALYGENRPLRISLPTYPFARDRYWVPQAEGKEATGRSREDTDSRLHPLLHRNISVLSEQRYASTFSGEEFFLTDHRVQERKMLPGVAYLEMARTAVEQALEVKPGEWLTLQLQQVTWMQPITVEEQPVEVRLRLMAGEEGDIGYEIYKGSTEDVVYSQGTARVVTNVKSVREDIAKRIAEHRAAGAQEVPITACYEAFGAMGIEYGAGQRSLESVQAGAGQVWARVSLPPSVSATAHDYVLHPSLMDGALQAVIGLTLLAPQENTAGAPALPFSLRELTVYGPCTSQMWVHISEEGERVQEERVQKRSVDVYDDTGRLCVSLRGFTSRLQGGGSRSLTQSLMYPLAQSEVEVEAAETVIVAPVWEPCRITEGADLSGSAGSGIVLIGGSRERREAVMAYYPQAQVVPIQTGEPVEDIQGKLEACGSIGHVIWIGPEAEIPAMGEKRIIEGQEDGVIQLFRLVKSMLQLGYGQRTLEWTVITVQAQPVNKYDEVDPTHASVHGFIGSMAKEYSHWEVRLADMEAGVEWPWSELLSLPPNAEGDGLVYREGEWYRQELVPVTMEMGYPTRYRHGGVYVVIGGAGGLGTVWSEYMIRTYQAQIVLIGRRAEDEAIRGKRERLAEIGPEPMYIAADAMDETALGEACRAVRQAYGDIHGVVHSAIVLSDRSLGQMEEEEFCKSLQAKVDVSVHLARAFQGEALDFVLFFSSFNAFTKAAGQSNYVSGCTFKDAFAHQLSVEWSCEVKVVNWGYWGQVGVVSGERYRKQMERLGIQSIRTEEGMRILEQLVAGQLHQLGVMRTTDPLGIKKVSWEKQIVYTH